The sequence below is a genomic window from Sander lucioperca isolate FBNREF2018 chromosome 6, SLUC_FBN_1.2, whole genome shotgun sequence.
GGCTGCTCCCTcactccacacacacgcacacacacacacacacacacacacacacacacacacacacacccttcaaTGATGCTCACTGTACACAAGTGGGTGTGTACAGTGAGCCTCAGTGAAGCGCTCAGCAGGCTGCTGCTGGACTCACGTACACCGCCAGGCACTGCGCTCCATCAGACAGACGCCCATGATGAGAGGCTGCTCCAGCCGCACAAAGATTGCACAGAACCAGGACAGAGCGGGTAAGAGACGTTGCTTTGAAGGATTAAGTAGACCCCTGCACGCAGGAGTTTAACTTGTGCATCTGTAACCGGATGACAGAGAGGGCGCAGGTCGAGCAAAGACATAAACAAGAGCCGATGTGCAGTACGTGCGGCGCTGTCACCGAGTTCTTTACCCTACATAGAAACAACAGGCGACAGTCTTTGGTTTAATTATAGTGACCAGCCTCATTTGTAACAGCAGCTGTGCTTTAAAACAGAGGATGAAAAGCCAGGCGGATGTTTTTGGACTGACTGCTGACGaaatttcaaaaaacaaaaacaaaaaacaatctaAATACTTCGTGTAGCCTAAAGCTGATCTCCCAGGTTTCTTTCCAGTTATTAATATTTTCATGTCCTATAGCCTACACTGATCATGCTGGAGATGCTGCTGCCGAGGTTGATGGTTTGCGTTTCCTGActgtttgttgtgtttatgGTTGGGATTGTACAGCTCAAACTGGGCTGCTGCGATCAAATGTCTTCTAAGCACTGAATATTGGGTTCGTGATCTGAAGCGGTCTCTATGTTGGTTTATTGCCGAGTGTAAACATACTATATTTGGAAATGACTTGTCCAGTATTACAGGCTAAAGGCTGTTAGCTACAATCAGAGCCTGGCTGTCAGCAGCTTGGAggaggagctcacagagctgTTTCCTGTTCAAGTAGTATGCGATATTTAACCTCAATGAAAACTATCTGACGTTTCCCACAgtgcacatatacagtatatgaatgacTGTTTTCACACAGGCTACCCAAGCTTAATGCAGATAAAATAAGATACTTTAAATAGCCTACATGTTGCCTGATCACAGTTTAGTGTTTTTCTCCCCTCAAAACTTTGCACTGCAGTGTGTTTTTATTACCTGGctgaaaaagctaaaaaatatATCCCTGTAGCATGAGTTAGTGTGCCATTTATTTGTGGACCTGATGAACCTGACATATATTATAGTCTACTAGCAGTCAGGGAATTTGAGAGAGTAGGAGCTATTTAATTAGAAAACCTCCATCTCACCATATTTAGGTCACAGGCCCTGTTGCTCTTAAGACTGACACTAAAGCTTAATATAACCAGTGCATCAGATAGTACATCAGGAACGGGTAAACAGATGAACAGATAGGCCTATACTAACCTGAAAATGTACAGTGACTTACCACTATAGTATGCACACCTGCACAGTGCAAGTCAATCCAATACAACACCTAGATGCAAAATGTCCTGTCGTTGTAAAGCTTgtaatgtttagtttttgttgacGCTATGTTAGTGTGGATTTATCTCCATGGTCATTTCTTAAGCCCTTGTGACAGTGGAGTTACTGGACtgcattcttttttcttttgagctgctgtagcacaggaatttcctcagtgtgggataaataaagtcttatcttattttatcaTTCATTTGAAAGGCACTCTGTTCACATGACACGGAcagaatattagaaacaccttcATACAAATCCTCTGACACCTTTGCCCCCATAAAGTATGAACATTATGAACATTACATCTATAggaaatatataatatgttgCAGGGCTGTTGAGTTGGATTGCATTACAGGTGTTTCCTATACACTGGTAGTTTACATGCCTGGGTCAACACACagccagagaaagagggagagtaATGCTGCCATCTCATGGACATTGTCAGCTCGTGCTTGTTGGGATTACCTTGAATGCCCTCAATGAGAAAAGGAATaagcattttaaaacatttgtcaCTTAGTGATTGCTGACTTTATTTGTGAGAACTTTCCGTAAGCAACCAAGAGACAGTATAGATAGCATTATTGTCAAATAGATCTTTTTCACAGAAGATATTTGGCTTTtcatggaaagcacaagtgttactaataacattagcaATAGCTCTGTTCTATTCAAATGTTCCAGTAagtcagtgtgacagtgagccagcatgcatgATACTAcaaccctgaaactgaagcagttACATTTAATTCAGTCATCATTGATGTTACCACACAGTGTTGAGAAGAAGTGGAATCAGGCCACATAACATAGTGGACCATGTCCATGGGTGTGTGGGGCCTTTAAAGCAGCATTTCTAGGTTTAAGTTATTTTCTTTGCTGCTCTCTCAGAGTTCACTTCATTTGGTGTGGTAGTAGTATAGTTTTTATTACAAATCTAAAAAGATAATAATGCACTAATGCTTTAAGGTTGCATTTTAAAAGTCTAACGTACCACCTTGACCCCTAGATAGCCCCTTGAGGTATTCTAAATGTTCATCAGGAATCTCTCTCTGCTGCAtgtactgtacaatgacaacttgttttatgtgttatgCTGAAGCCAGTTGTGGAGTCTCCAAATTAAACAGTGGatgttttattaactttttcttgtttttttgtttttgcttccaTTAAGGATACAGACTATTGAGACTATTGCAtggctgcactaatcaatatttttataaagACAGTGGAGCAAATGACATGTGTAATGTGAGAGAAGTTGTTTACAGTTGCTCGTTGTTGCAGTTCCCCTCACTATGAAGCGTTTGAGCGTCTCTCAGCTCATTGATTTGGTTTTTACGGCTTGCAGCTgaactgttttggttcactctcactgctctcatcaaCCCCATTTCCAGCCAAAGCAGGCAGCTGCTGTCAGTGAAAAAGCTCTGTACTGTAAGTTAcagaaacagcagacagacctggtaaacataatggagcatttagcagccaaggagccagatatttccctagGAGTTGGTGAAGACATAGACTATCTCCACATCGCTGTGGTAAGGTCTGGTTACACCACACATTCATTCCAGGATAgtagggttgtttgcatttctttaaaacaatcgtcctgggcgtgaggtttttttttttgcaggatggtaggggaagactcatccctgattggctcgccctgacatccttaccctaaccataaccaatcccactcctcttgcctaaacctaaccaacccaaccagagcaggcaacgagtactagccattcagggatgagttccctaatgaatattcaggagtcttcccctaccatcctgcaaaaaaaaaaattgcgtcCTGGGTGGCAcaaagctccggacgcagcgacggtggctctgcaaaatcgTTTCAGAAAAGTGTACCCGGCAAAATAAAATCCcacaaaatattaaatgaagttaactgttcacacaatacagtaacgtgagttatTAAAATACGCTGCATCATGTTTAAACGTAATTTACTCAGTGTAGGCCTATCGCcgtgtgtaggctacatcacCACTAGGCTACTCTTGGCGATGTTATCAAAGTGCGGCAGGAATGTAAGTTTTTGAGCGTTTGCTCACTGGCATGACCCGCAGATAAATTAAGCGATCTTTTGCATACGTCGCGGCGACATATGTGTGCTTACTGATTAGTTAATGGAGGTAGGCTGTAGGCTAGAGTGAACATTTGACCTACATTGACTACATCTGTGCCTTTCctgctgtgacatgtcaaaacatCTTTTGTAAAAAAGGGTTAAAGTAGCATAACTCTTTCAGTATCTACACTATTCTGTTGTTGGTGCATTTTCCAATGGCGCCCCACTGCAGAGCTTAAATGGGTAGCCTACGTCCCACCTCCGGCTCTAGGACCCATCTCCAATGCCAGGACCTTCTTTTTACAGTCACTGGCCAGGACCCATGGTGGAAAATCATTGACTGCAGAGGAAGATAAGTTCTGAACCAATTGGACCCTTAGGCCCTtaaaatctgactccaattatCTCTAATGTCTTTTCTTCCCCGACGTATTTGTAGATGGTAAGACCAGAAGACACAGAATAACTTCACAGAGACGATGGAAATCAGCTTCACAAATTTAGTAATCAGTATTTCAAGAATTACAAGACATATGCATACGGTTTCACAATCTTAAGACTAGACTCGCCCTAGCAATCAGACAATGCTGTACGGGGCTCCGGTTCGTCCAGTCTCTCCCAGAATGTGAACCCCGTTTCTGACACTGCCTACTTTTTATCTCCGGGCAGGTCATCACCCCAGCAACCGGCTCATCTCTCCTGTATCCAACAATGATTCACTCTCCAAATATTCACTGTTTTTCACCGTGGCTGACAGTTACACCACACTTCTAACAAACTGACCATGAAGTAGGCCTAGGCCTAAAGCTGGTTTTCTGCAATCTTATAACCCTCTTTTGATCATATTTAATTAAAGGTCAAGCTGAAACATTTATGTGTTGACTCAGACATTCTTAAATAATGAGATGCTTTATGCCTCTCAACCCAACCTAAATCAAACACACAACTCGTAATGCTTCAACAGTAAATACATAAGATTAGCATGATTATTGGATTATTCCAGCTGTCTATGTGGAAATTCAGCGCTAGGGGGTCTCTCTTTCAAAACAGGCTGTATTGCCTATGCACATCTATGATTCAGGCAGAAAAGGTTTACGGAAGAGTTCATGTATTGAAATGTTATTAATTGTATGTAATttcattctaataaaatagtttatttttctttgtggtGGTAACGTTTACCAGTGTCAGCAAGTATCCTATGGGGGGATTAgcaaactagctagctaatatcTGACCACTATGAGTAAAATTTAACAAGTTGCTGCGATCATCCAACCACTCTTGTCACAGTGTTGTAAAGCAGACATAAATAAATAGTTATATGGACAGCACAGCGCTCTGAGTCTATATGATCTTAAAAAAAGCCCCGCCCCCTCTCTCTGAATGGTAAAACTTCTGCATTAACTTTCAAATGGTCATTTTTCAGGAAAGGAAAGGTTAGGTATACAtttagtaaaaacaaaaaactgcaaGTTAATTGCTCCTTAAGCTTGTGTTTGTGGCTGAGCACGGCTCATGTCACTTACGGTTAAGCAGAGGATATGCTGCGCCCGTACTACGGTTATTACGGCCGGCTGTGGCTAGACCGAAGCACGTGACAttaggtagagagagagagagaccggcGACTGGATCGACCGGATCATCTCTCCATCACCGCAGAGCAGCGCGGATGAAACACCGGTCATCTTCAGAGCAGCATCACGGGAAAAGGCCCCGTGTTCCCGCCGTGGCTGCCTCCACCTCACCGCCGGACAGAATGGAGGACAAACCACCGTCAAATCCGCGGGAACTCACCCAAAACCCTCTCAAGAAGATCTGGATGCCGTGTAAAAATGGCCTTcctgaaaaacacatttctcaaAGAAAGAGTGCGTATGACGACTTGGCGTCAGTTAACATCTGATGATTTAGGCGGTGGTTATGTCATGTGTCATTTCTTTTGTCTGAGGTTTATTGTGTGCATTTGAAAGCGCGTAGCGAGAGCGCTGTGGTGACTTGAGTCGTGCTAATTCGCCCCCCCCGCAtacaacgttaacgttagcataTATCTAAATCTGCTGTGACGTGTTAGCTAACGATACAACGGTTATAAACGCGTGGACCACGGCTCGCAGAGTTCAGGTGCCTTGCTGTCGCTGCAGCCATCTGGTTCACACAGTTATGTAACGATTCACATGATGTTCGCCGCAGATGAGTGCTGCTCGCATCGAGAAGAAAGGACTGGTACTAGGGGTGTCCATCTCATTATCGTCACTGTGTGCCGTGCCAAGCACTAGTTGTTGGTAAACAGGAATTGTATCCCTGCAGTCATGTGAATGATTTGCCCCTGTGGatgtgctgttgtgtttttatctGCGCTCACGTTGGTCACTTGCCAATGCTCGCCATGTTTTTACACACGTGGAATGTTACAATATGGACATTAGCTTACAACAAATACATCTGGTGAAGTAGCAGCACCCGTAAAAACGATCACGCTCTCTGACCCAGTCATCTGTGTGCACACACTGCAACGGAGTGTCTGTGGAAACTAGCTGttatctctctctatgtctTGAATAGTTAAAGTGCAGCGTTTCACAACTCCTCGGGCACAGCCTTGCGCCACCATGAACTCTGCTCCTGGCTGACTACATTCTCAGAGTGCCGTGATCATAAGGACAATCTAATATATGTCAATGTTGACTTTtataaatgatttaatatgCAAGGTAGTATAAGGGGAGGTTTTGAAAGTGATTGAGGCATATTGGCAGCTGTGAAAATAATTGTTGAACAAAACCTTCGATAAACTAATGCTTGTGCTGAGGCATTACACATTTTACACTGAAATAAGTTTCTCATCTTCCATGTGCATTATGTGTGATCAGCACATGACTTCAGCTTTCTTTCCCCTCCATCTTTCATTCCAGTATGTATGACCAACTGTCCCACCCTGATTGTGACAGTAGGCCTTCCTGCCAGGGGGAAGACCTATATCTCAAAGAAGCTGACCCGCTATCTTAACTGGATCGGAGTGCCCACCAGAGGTACGACTTCTTGGGCTCTGCTGAATAGTATTGTAGAAGCATCAGTCTCAAAAGATAAAGGGAATTGGTTCAGGATGTGCATCACAAGTTTCATGCTGAAGAGAAAGGTGATCTCAAGTGTCCTTGCCTCCATCTTTCCAATAGAGTTCAATGTTGGACAGTACAGAAGAGAGTGTGTGAAGATCTACAAGTCCTTTGAGTTCTTCCGTCCAGACAACGAGGAGGGGTTAAAGATCAGACGGTAAGCGTGGCAACTGCACTCGGACTAAcgtaactattttttttttgccaccaaCAACCAAGTGAATGATGTTATCTGTGATTTTACAGACAATGTGCCTCAGCAGCGTTGAACGATGTGCGGCAGTATCTCACAGAAGAAGGAGGCCAAGTGGCGGTGGGTCAAATGttaaatgctgtttttgtttaaatgtttcaGGCAGATCAAACATACTGTGCAATGCTGCACAATCTTATCAacttgtttctgtctgtgttaaACAGGTTTTTGATGCAACAAACACCACAAGAGAAAGGAGGGAAACCATAATCCAGTTTGCAGAGCAGAATGGCTTTAAGGTATCTTGTTGGGTCACAATTCTGGGAGGACATACGGCATTGGTTGACATTCCAACTAAGCTCGATTTGTTCCTCCTTTTCTCTCAGGTGTTCTTCGTGGAGTCAGTGTGTGAAGACCCAGATGTCATACAGGAGAACATAGTGGTGAGTGTACAagtttatatgtttattttatctCAATAGAAAATGAACTTCTGGCCCTGTTGTACTCACTTCTTTGCGGTTTCACTGACCAGCAAGTGAAGCTGGGTAGCCCCGATTACACCAACTGTAACACAGAAGAAGCAGTGGAAGATTTCATGAAGAGGATCAAGTGTTATGAAAACTCCTACGAGACCCTCGATGAAGTCCTGGACAGGTGAGGTGAAAGCTGGTGTGGAGAGTGTTTTAGGAAAGATGTCCTAGCTTTGCTAAACTATGGAAATAACTATCTTAGAAAATGATCTGTTCAAGTGCACTGGTCTTTTCAGAACGATGGGGCACTAATTTAGTATTTCCTGTCAAGTTGAAGATTTTAAGCGACACAATGCGTTTCTCATGCTAAACAATTCTGTTTTATTATGAAAAGCAAATGCAGCAAAGCTCGCTAACATGCGATAGAATAGGGAAACATTGTTTTGGGAAATTACAGATTGTTTGACTTATATACATATTACAGTGCATAAACATTAATTTGACTGTTTTGATTTTTGCTCATGCTTGCAGATCTATTAAATTCAGAAATATTTCCAAAGGTTGTTATGACATTAATTATGTAGGATAGTCCTCTGTGTCTGTGCTCATTTGCTTTTCAAGTAAGGTCCGGAgtaaacatctgcctgccttTTGCCTAGTATGAAGAAGTGGCACCACACAAACTGTGTTTTCACGTAATCACTTAATCTGATAGAAGTGACATTTCAAGCTTTTGTAACAGACGTTCTACAGTTGCTGAAATCACAAATTATATTTGTCGTATAATTTGTACCAACATTATTAACAATAGGTTTATGCAGTGATTCATTTGTATTCCCTAACTAATTATGCCGTGGTTCTCAAATCTATACTCTGGGTTTGGCTCAGTCACATcgaactgagagagagagagagagagagagagagagagagagagagagagagagagagagagagagagagagagagagagaggccaggAATCTACACTTCACAGCGCTTCGCCGGCGGTGTGTTACCGTGTCTGTTGTCTCCTCTCAGGGATCTCTCCTACATTAAAATCATGGATGTGGGTCAGCGCTACTTGGTCAACAGGGTGTTGGACCACATTCAGAGCCGTATTGTCTACTACCTCATGAACATTCACATCACGCCGCGCTCCATCTACCTGTGCCGCCATGGGGAGAGCGAGCTCAATGTCAATGGTCGAATCGGAGGAGACTCAGGCCTCACACCTAGAGGCAAAGAGGTATAGCACACTTTTCCAACAATAGATATGTCTGAGTTTTTTACTTGACTAGGTGAATTAGTACAAAAAATAatacgtgtttttttttcttctccatgCAGTTTGGGAAGAAGCTGAGCCAGTTCATCCTAGAACAGGGCATCAGCGACCTGAAGGTGTGGACCAGTCAGATGAAGAGAACCATCCAGACAGCTGAGGCTCTTAATGTGCCCTACGAACAGTGGAAGGTCCTGAATGAGATTGATGCAGTGAGTACTACGTTCTTGGCTGCTAAACATAGCGGTTTGCTGACATGTTTGTGGTGTTAAAGAAGTTTAATCTGTGTGTGATGTAATTTTAGGGCGTGTGTGAGGAGATGATGTATGAAGAGATCCAGGACCACTATCCCCTGGAGTTTGCTCTGAGGGACCAGGACAAATACCGCTATCGGTACCCGAAAGGAGAGGTCTGTGGCTAAAATGAACGTTGTGTTTTGTCTAATGATGGGATGTGGTTATGTAACTGTTGGTGCTTTTTTGTATGGTAACGTTGAAGTAGAATGCTTGTGGACATTGTGTCTCTGTTTTGAATTTTGGAATTTTCCAAAGCAGAGTTGGTCCTCCTTTGTTAATATAGGGACAAAGTATCTCATATAAACTCACACGTAACCACAAACAGAATTAAACAGCATCCAGATGACTACTGGCCACTTACTCTCTGC
It includes:
- the pfkfb4a gene encoding 6-phosphofructo-2-kinase/fructose-2,6-bisphosphatase 4a isoform X3 produces the protein MMRGCSSRTKIAQNQDRAVCMTNCPTLIVTVGLPARGKTYISKKLTRYLNWIGVPTREFNVGQYRRECVKIYKSFEFFRPDNEEGLKIRRQCASAALNDVRQYLTEEGGQVAVFDATNTTRERRETIIQFAEQNGFKVFFVESVCEDPDVIQENIVQVKLGSPDYTNCNTEEAVEDFMKRIKCYENSYETLDEVLDRDLSYIKIMDVGQRYLVNRVLDHIQSRIVYYLMNIHITPRSIYLCRHGESELNVNGRIGGDSGLTPRGKEFGKKLSQFILEQGISDLKVWTSQMKRTIQTAEALNVPYEQWKVLNEIDAGVCEEMMYEEIQDHYPLEFALRDQDKYRYRYPKGESYEDLVQRLEPVIMELERQENVLVVCHQAVMRCLLAYFLDKTAEELPYLKCPLHTVLKLTPVAYGCKVESISLNVDAVDTHRERPENVDVSRMSEEALLTVPAHQ
- the pfkfb4a gene encoding 6-phosphofructo-2-kinase/fructose-2,6-bisphosphatase 4a isoform X4; the protein is MMRGCSSRTKIAQNQDRAVCMTNCPTLIVTVGLPARGKTYISKKLTRYLNWIGVPTREFNVGQYRRECVKIYKSFEFFRPDNEEGLKIRRQCASAALNDVRQYLTEEGGQVAVFDATNTTRERRETIIQFAEQNGFKVFFVESVCEDPDVIQENIVQVKLGSPDYTNCNTEEAVEDFMKRIKCYENSYETLDEVLDRDLSYIKIMDVGQRYLVNRVLDHIQSRIVYYLMNIHITPRSIYLCRHGESELNVNGRIGGDSGLTPRGKEFGKKLSQFILEQGISDLKVWTSQMKRTIQTAEALNVPYEQWKVLNEIDAGVCEEMMYEEIQDHYPLEFALRDQDKYRYRYPKGESYEDLVQRLEPVIMELERQENVLVVCHQAVMRCLLAYFLDKTAEELPYLKCPLHTVLKLTPVAYGCKVESISLNVDAVDTHRERPENVNIHRTTQDALQTVPPHL
- the pfkfb4a gene encoding 6-phosphofructo-2-kinase/fructose-2,6-bisphosphatase 4a isoform X2, whose protein sequence is MKHRSSSEQHHGKRPRVPAVAASTSPPDRMEDKPPSNPRELTQNPLKKIWMPCKNGLPEKHISQRKICMTNCPTLIVTVGLPARGKTYISKKLTRYLNWIGVPTREFNVGQYRRECVKIYKSFEFFRPDNEEGLKIRRQCASAALNDVRQYLTEEGGQVAVFDATNTTRERRETIIQFAEQNGFKVFFVESVCEDPDVIQENIVQVKLGSPDYTNCNTEEAVEDFMKRIKCYENSYETLDEVLDRDLSYIKIMDVGQRYLVNRVLDHIQSRIVYYLMNIHITPRSIYLCRHGESELNVNGRIGGDSGLTPRGKEFGKKLSQFILEQGISDLKVWTSQMKRTIQTAEALNVPYEQWKVLNEIDAGVCEEMMYEEIQDHYPLEFALRDQDKYRYRYPKGESYEDLVQRLEPVIMELERQENVLVVCHQAVMRCLLAYFLDKTAEELPYLKCPLHTVLKLTPVAYGCKVESISLNVDAVDTHRERPENVNIHRTTQDALQTVPPHL
- the pfkfb4a gene encoding 6-phosphofructo-2-kinase/fructose-2,6-bisphosphatase 4a isoform X1, which codes for MKHRSSSEQHHGKRPRVPAVAASTSPPDRMEDKPPSNPRELTQNPLKKIWMPCKNGLPEKHISQRKICMTNCPTLIVTVGLPARGKTYISKKLTRYLNWIGVPTREFNVGQYRRECVKIYKSFEFFRPDNEEGLKIRRQCASAALNDVRQYLTEEGGQVAVFDATNTTRERRETIIQFAEQNGFKVFFVESVCEDPDVIQENIVQVKLGSPDYTNCNTEEAVEDFMKRIKCYENSYETLDEVLDRDLSYIKIMDVGQRYLVNRVLDHIQSRIVYYLMNIHITPRSIYLCRHGESELNVNGRIGGDSGLTPRGKEFGKKLSQFILEQGISDLKVWTSQMKRTIQTAEALNVPYEQWKVLNEIDAGVCEEMMYEEIQDHYPLEFALRDQDKYRYRYPKGESYEDLVQRLEPVIMELERQENVLVVCHQAVMRCLLAYFLDKTAEELPYLKCPLHTVLKLTPVAYGCKVESISLNVDAVDTHRERPENVDVSRMSEEALLTVPAHQ
- the pfkfb4a gene encoding 6-phosphofructo-2-kinase/fructose-2,6-bisphosphatase 4a isoform X5; the encoded protein is MTNCPTLIVTVGLPARGKTYISKKLTRYLNWIGVPTREFNVGQYRRECVKIYKSFEFFRPDNEEGLKIRRQCASAALNDVRQYLTEEGGQVAVFDATNTTRERRETIIQFAEQNGFKVFFVESVCEDPDVIQENIVQVKLGSPDYTNCNTEEAVEDFMKRIKCYENSYETLDEVLDRDLSYIKIMDVGQRYLVNRVLDHIQSRIVYYLMNIHITPRSIYLCRHGESELNVNGRIGGDSGLTPRGKEFGKKLSQFILEQGISDLKVWTSQMKRTIQTAEALNVPYEQWKVLNEIDAGVCEEMMYEEIQDHYPLEFALRDQDKYRYRYPKGESYEDLVQRLEPVIMELERQENVLVVCHQAVMRCLLAYFLDKTAEELPYLKCPLHTVLKLTPVAYGCKVESISLNVDAVDTHRERPENVDVSRMSEEALLTVPAHQ